CATGTTGAAACTGGGATGAGCGTAAAGTAAAATCAGAAGTTGGTTGCAAGCTTAGTTTCCTAAATAATTGCTGGAACGGTACAATTGCAATTGCTATGTCTTGTTATTACTGGATTTGGATCAAGGATAAAATTGTTGTAATATTTGCGTATTAAATTAGAGGATTCTGCTTAAGATTCTTAAACagttacttgtgtttttttcagtttcttctttttactgtTGCAGGTACAAACTACAGAAGAAGATAAAGCTTCAGTTTTAAACAAACTTATGGTTCTGTCTACCTACAGAAACATCGATCTTTGATTCCAAGGTAAATTAGATAATAAGACTCAGGCACTCTGATATTATGATGAAACGTGGAGATTAGAGAGCTGTATTAAGGTTTCGACATAGCACGCTGTGCAGGCCCCCAAGAGTAAATATCAGAACCGGAGTTTCCATTAGTGAGCAGATTTTGAGGCAGTCCATGAATGTCATCTAAAGGACGGGATCTTCCATTCTGGTAGTACTGCTGGTTTTGCATAGAAGCAGCTTCATCATCGTCCATAGGAAGACGATCAAAAACAGCATTCATGAAAGATGCAGCCATGATAACAACAGGACCAGACGCGATTAACCCACCAACCACTCCTCCACCAACAACCTGTCCTTGAGGTCCGGCTAAGTAAATGGTCAGACCAGTTATTCCAAGTGGTGCTGGTGGAGGCAAGATTGATCCAAGCAATGAGAGGATCTCGTAACGTCCGTGTAATGTCACAATTGCTCCTGATGAAGCTGGTTGCCTTAATGTCACATTGGTGACACAACCATTGGCACTGAGTATGCTGAGAcctctctgtttccttcttgCGAAATCCGATAAAGTCTCACAGATGTCACAACCTGAGCTGATCTCGACGGCATTAGCTCTGAGGGAATTTGGACTGTCGTGAGTCACAATGATNNNNNNNNNNNNNNNNNNNNNNNNNNNNNNNNNNNNNNNNNNNNNNNNNNNNNNNNNNNNNNNNNNNNNNNNNNNNNNNNNNNNNNNNNNNNNNNNNNNNNNNNNNNNNNNNNNNNNNNNNNNNNNNNNNNNNNNNNNNNNNNNNNNNNNNNNNNNNNNNNNNNNNNNNNNNNNNNNNNNNNNNNNNNNNNNNNNNNNNNNNNNNNNNNNNNNNNNNNNNNNNNNNNNNNNNNNNNNNNNNNNNNNNNNNNNNNNNNNNNNNNNNNNNNNNNNNNNNNNNNNNNNNNNNNNNNNNNNNNNNNNNNNNNNNNNNNNNNNNNNNNNNNNNNNNNNNNNNNNNNNNNNNNNNNNNNNNNNNNNNNNNNNNNNNNNNNNNNNNNNNNNNNNNNNNNNNNNNNNNNNNNNNNNNNNNNNNNNNNNNNNNNNNNNNNNNNNNNNNNNNNNNNNNNNNNNNNNNNNNNNNNNNNNNNNNNNNNNNNNNNNNNNNNNNNNNNNNNNNNNNNNNNNNNNNNNNNNNNNNNNNNNNNNNNNNNNNNNNNNNNNNNNNNNNNNNNNNNNNNNNNNNNNNNNNNNNNNNNNNNNNNNNNNNNNNNNNNNNNNNNNNNNNNNNNNNNNNNNNNNNNNNNNNNNNNNNNNNNNNNNNNNNNNNNNNNNNNNNNNNNNNNNNNNNNNNNNNNNNNNNNNNNNNNNNNNNNNNNNNNNNNNNNNNNNNNNNNNNNNNNNNNNNNNNNNNNNNNNNNNNNNNNNNNNNNNNNNNNNNNNNNNNNNNNNNNNNNNNNNNNNNNNNNNNNNNNNNNNNNNNNNNNNNNNNNNNNNNNNNNNNNNNNNNNNNNNNNNNNNNNNNNNNNNNNNNNNNNNNNNNNNNNNNNNNNNNNNNNNNNNNNNNNNNNNNNNNNNNNNNNNNNNNNNNNNNNNNNNNNNNNNNNNNNNNNNNNNNNNNNNNNNNNNNNNNNNNNNNNNNNNNNNNNNNNNNNNNNNNNNNNNNNNNNNNNNNNNNNNNNNNNNNNNNNNNNNNNNNNNNNNNNNNNNNNNNNNNNNNNNNNNNNNNNNNNNNNNNNNNNNNNNNNNNNNNNNNNNNNNNNNNNNNNNNNNNNNNNNNNNNNNNNNNNNNNNNNNNNNNNNNNNNNNNNNNNNNNNNNNNNNNNNNNNNNNNNNNNNNNNNNNNNNNNNNNNNNNNNNNNNNNNNNNNNNNNNNNNNNNNNNNNNNNNNNNNNNNNNNNNNNNNNNNNNNNNNNNNNNNNNNNNNNNNNNNNNNNNNNNNNNNNNNNNNNNNNNNNNNNNNNNNNNNNNNNNNNNNNNNNNNNNNNNNNNNNNNNNNNNNNNNNNNNNNNNNNNNNNNNNNNNNNNNNNNNNNNNNNNNNNNNNNNNNNNNNNNNNNNNNNNNNNNNNNNNNNNNNNNNNNNNNNNNNNNNNNNNNNNNNNNNNNNNNNNNNNNNNNNNNNNNNNNNNNNNNNNNNNNNNNNNNNNNNNNNNNNNNNNNNNNNNNNNNNNNNNNNNNNNNNNNNNNNNNNNNNNNNNNNNNNNNNNNNNNNNNNNNNNNNNNNNNNNNNNNNNNNNNNNNNNNNNNNNNNNNNNNNNNNNNNNNNNNNNNNNNNNNNNNNNNNNNNNNNNNNNNNNNNNNNNNNNNNNNNNNNNNNNNNNNNNNNNNNNNNNNNNNNNNNNNNNNNNNNNNNNNNNNNNNNNNNNNNNNNNNNNNNNNNNNNNNNNNNNNNNNNNNNNNNNNNNNNNNNNNNNNNNNNNNNNNNNNNNNNNNNNNNNNNNNNNNNNNNNNNNNNNNNNNNNNNNNNNNNNNNNNNNNNNNNNNNNNNNNNNNNNNNNNNNNNNNNNNNNNNNNNNNNNNNNNNNNNNNNNNNNNNNNNNNNNNNNNNNNNNNNNNNNNNNNNNNNNNNNNNNNNNNNNNNNNNNNNNNNNNNNNNNNNNNNNNNNNNNNNNNNNNNNNNNNNNNNNNNNNNNNNNNNNNNNNNNNNNNNNNNNNNNNNNNNNNNNNNNNNNNNNNNNNNNNNNNNNNNNNNNNNNNNNNNNNNNNNNNNNNNNNNNNNNNNNNNNNNNNNNNNNNNNNNNNNNNNNNNNNNNNNNNNNNNNNNNNNNNNNNNNNNNNNNNNNNNNNNNNNNNNNNNNNNNNNNNNNNNNNNNNNNNNNNNNNNNNNNNNNNNNNNNNNNNNNNNNNNNNNNNNNNNNNNNNNNNNNNNNNNNNNNNNNNNNNNNNNNNNNNNNNNNNNNNNNNNNNNNNNNNNNNNNNNNNNNNNNNNNNNNNNNNNNNNNNNNNNNNNNNNNNNNNNNNNNNNNNNNNNNNNNNNNNNNNNNNNNNNNNNNNNNNNNNNNNNNNNNNNNNNNNNNNNNNNNNNNNNNNNNNNNNNNNNNNNNNNNNNNNNNNNNNNNNNNNNNNNNNNNNNNNNNNNNNNNNNNNNNNNNNNNNNNNNNNNNNNNNNNNNNNNNNNNNNNNNNNNNNNNNNNNNNNNNNNNNNNNNNNNNNNNNNNNNNNNNNNNNNNNNNNNNNNNNNNNNNNNNNNNNNNNNNNNNNNNNNNNNNNNNNNNNNNNNNNNNNNNNNNNNNNNNNNNNNNNNNNNNNNNNNNNNNNNNNNNNNNNNNNNNNNNNNNNNNNNNNNNNNNNNNNNNNNNNNNNNNNNNNNNNNNNNNNNNNNNNNNNNNNNNNNNNNNNNNNNNNNNNNNNNNNNNNNNNNNNNNNNNNNNNNNNNNNNNNNNNNNNNNNNNNNNNNNNNNNNNNNNNNNNNNNNNNNNNNNNNNNNNNNNNNNNNNNNNNNNNNNNNNNNNNNNNNNNNNNNNNNNNNNNNNNCCATTCTGGTAGTACTGCTGGTTTTGCATAGAAGCAGCTTCATCATCGTCCATAGGAAGACGATCAAAAACAGCATTCATGAAAGATGCAGCCATGAGAACAACAGGACCAGACGCGATTAGCCCACCAACCACTCCTCCACCAACAACCTGTCCTTGAGGTCCGGCTAAGTAAATGGTCAGACCAGTTATTCCAAGTGGTGCTGGTGGAGGCAAGATTGATCCAAGCAATGAGAGGATCTCGTAACGTCCGTGTAATGTCACAATTGCTCCTGATGAAGCTGGTTGCCTTAATGTCACATTGGTGACACAACCATTGGCACTGAGTATGCAGAGAcctctctgtttccttcttgCGAAATCCGATAAAGTCTCACAGATGTCACAACCTGAGCTGATCTCGACGGCATTAGCTCTGAGGGAATTTGGACTGTCGTGAGTCACAATGATTGGTGGTTTGGGCTTGTTTTTGGAGCCAGCGGGTCTGCCACGTGGCCTCTTAGCCATCTCTCCTTCGATTGATGAAACCGGTTGGACCGCTTTGGGTAATGCTTTCAGgttgctgttgttgttattgCCTCTCTCCGTTGCTTCATGGTTCCTCATTGGAACTGACTTGGATCCTACAGAGGTTGGTGTTAGAGCTGTACCTCCAGCCATTGTTatgattgttattatattttcagcTGAAAGATTCAGAGATCTTTGTGAGGAGTTTGTGGGTATAAGTAAGGAGATTTTGGTGAATTATAATATGGTAGAGACACCAAAAGAATGATTGTGGAGAGTAGGAGATGGTTAAGTTGTCACCAAAATTGTGATTAATagttaacaaattattttgcaaaaaaaaaaaaaaaaagtttctggCAGCCTACTTCTCAACAGATGATTATGCATTTGATTCATGATAATTGTCTTCTTTAACAGAGAGATTCATAATAATGTTTAAATCCTTTTTGGTACAAAATGTACATAAAAACTACTGAATACTGATTGATAGTtggagaacaacaaaaaaatgagagTCATCATCACTCACTTGCAAGTGGTgggtttccaaatttaaaatccTGGATCAGTTTCGAAAGCTTCATTCTCTGCTTAAGATTACACCACGATGTAAAATACATAAAGTACATTAACTCAATTTTGTTGTAAACACAAATTTGGTCTTTTATCATGGTTTTTGATCGGATATGGTCCCAGactgaaacaaaacacaaccaaGGGAACCAGACCACAATGATATAGAAAGttcaataaaaaaaccaaagacaGCTCCCTATTCAAAAGTCTGATCCAAACCAGTTATTAAAAAGCACACCAATATAAGtctttcatataatttatatagttttcaaGATCCAAGATTCAATACTTAACAACCATTCTGTCTCTTCAGCTCTCTTTTCCTTACTCCTGTAAGAATAATCAGATTAAACTTGTTAGTAAAAACGATCATAGATAGTGTTCAAGCTTATATAtaagcaaaagagaagaagagcatATAATAACctcatcgtcgtcatcatcatcttcttccttcttcagaCGGGTGGAGCCACCTTCCTTGATAATAGGAAGCTTCATTGCCCCAAATGGTGTATCAACATCGACATTACCTTTGATAGTGTACCCAGTTCCTTTCCCACGGATCATGTCCCAAAGAGCAGAACCAAAGTCCTTTGGTCGGAAAGTCATTGGCACATTAATCAACCCACTTCCATTTTTGTCAAGCTTGATCGAGTCAGATATCTCAGCTTTCCCAATGCTTACATCACACAACCAAACCTCACAGTCCAAGTCATTGAGCCCCAAGTCAAAGTCATTCATGTTCTGAAGCCTCACGTGGAGGATCGCCACGGTTTCTTCCAAAGAGAACTTCTGGAACTTAATCTTCTCGATATCAACATCCGGTTTCTTAGGAATAGGGATCTCACCACATTTCTCAAGAGGCAATGTCAGCCTTCCCAGAACAGGCACGTCCACAATGAGATCAACCTTGATCCTGTAAGGTATGATCATCCCGGGGTTGATGTCGTTGTAAGTGTTCTTGATGTCAGCATAGATCAAAGTCAATGGTATCTTAACAGTTTCTTCACCATGAGCTTTGAGGGTTCCAGCATCAGGGATCAATCCTGAAACAAGTTTCCTGCCATCGCTCTCGACAAGGTAGTTGACATCGATCAAAGGGATAGGAACTGGATTAGGGTTCTTGACAAGCACATCAACAACAATATCAGCTCTCTCGAGATTGATCTTAGGGATATGAATAGCAGAGACATCAGCAGTAGGCTTCCCAAACCCAATGGTTTCCTCGATTTTCTCACCAATGTCATGAATGAAACCTTTCACCTTATCAAAGAATCCACCTTTCCCTTCTTCGTTTTCCTCGTCCTTATCCTTTTGACTTCTGTCGACGATTTTCACGTCACCCTCATCAGGACCTCTAGTTAGGATCTCCGGTTTATCCTCAGAAGTAGACATACCTACCTACCTAAGCAGCAAACAAACAGTAATCAGTAAGTTGTAAAAGGCTGATGATACAATACAATGCTGATCTTTGATCTGACACTCGCATCACAATAAAGATCTAATCAACTAGGGATCATAACAACATATCCTAGTGGTATGTATAAGcttaaaccaaacaacaaacaatgcCAAGAAACGATCAGAATGTTGGATCTAAACAAAGATAGAACTAGATCAACCTAAGTGTCAAACAGATCGGTGAAAATAAGGTCaggatcagaaaaaaaaagctcgATCTAATATCACCAACGTTCGTTATCTCTGATGAAATCAATCATAAAAGTATCAgcacaagaacaacaaaaacaatcaaaagaaaagttgaaCCTGGAGAGTTGGATTGGATGAAATTGAGTTGCAGAGACAGAGACGAGAGCAGAGTAGTGGTGGTGCTCAACCAAAAATGATTgcagaagaagacgaagaagatcgTTGAAAAAGTAACTCCCACTCGTATTGGGCTTTTGTTGGGTCCTTAAGGTCCAGTGAGGCCCAAATATTGTTGATGTACAcgtgtgtgttttttgttttgttggttgaCCTATCTGTGCCTTCTAGTAATCTAAGTCCTCGTCTCGGGCGTGTGCCACATAAtgcctatctctctctctctcactctctttcttcgAATCGGTGCCATTCTTAGGAATATTTGTTGCGTTTGATTCCTTGAGCTTAAGGTTGCGTTTGAATTTCGTTTAATTTGCAGCCTTAAaatttcgagagagagagagagagagacgactgGATTtatgaatcaaaaaaaaaaaaatctgtgatTGAGAGTGAAATTGAATTTTGAAATGATGAATGcgaataacaacaacaacaacaacgggaATAATCCAGGTTATCATAATCTCTGGACCAATGGCCTTATCTGTGCTTTCGAGTTTTGTCAAGGTCCTCGTCACAACAACAGCACAAGTGTACAGTGTTGTTATGATAGGAATAAACAGAATTGTAAATCAGACCAGTTTGGTTCTACTGAAGGAGAAGAGCCTTTGAGGAGTTGCTGGCGAGGAATTGGATGGGATAGGATCTCTGAGCTTGTTAAGACTGTGCAAGTTGATAATGATTGGAAATTTCAAAACATTGGTATAGATGAGGAGGATAAAGCCACAGTTGCTGAGCTTGCTGCTCCTTACTGGGAAAGACCACTTGCTGGTCCGACTTGGTGGTGCCATGTTGATCCTACCCATCCAGGTATTGCCTCCTGGTTGCGTAATGCGCATTGGTTACATCCTGCTGTAAGCCTTGCTCTGCGTGACGAAAGCAAGCTTATTAGTGACCGaatgaaacatattttatatgagGTAGAAGTTTCTTTTCAAGTatgtttgcttctttgttttgtaatgtgaGGACTGTGCTTTGGTTCTACTACAGCTGTAACTGATCaaacttgttgttgttatattatatgttgGTGGTGGATAGGTTCCTGTTAGAGTTGGTGGTGGGCTGCTGTTTGAGCTGTTGGGACAATCTGCTGGTGATCCTTTtattgaagaagatgacataCCTATTGTTTTAAGGTCATGGCAAGCACAGAACTTTCTGGTGACTGCTTTGCACGTTAAAGGTTCTGCCTTGAACATTAGTGTGTTAGGTATTACAGAAGTCCAGGTTTGTTCTTCTCATctgatttattgttttctttcattCGTTTGTCAATTAGTCAAAACAGGTTTTTCAGTCTTTTGAGTCTTCTTCTATGCCTTTCTTTCTCTTAACAGGAAATGCTTATTGCTGGTGGAGCCTGCATTCCGAGAACCATTCATGAACTAATAGCACATCTTGCATTCCGCCTTGCACGCTGGGATGATAGGTATTTGTCTTCCCGCGATCTAGATCAAGTTCTAAAAGATTGTATGCAAGCTTTTAGCAATGGATACACGTTTTACCTGGTCTACTTACGATATAGGCGATGAACTTGCCAAGCCTTAGTATTGCTTTGCTGAAACTTGAAAGATGCATCTTCTCCCGTACTAGATTACAGATGTAGATTCGTTATCTGTTTAGTTAAGATATAAGAaccttttgattctttttcatCCTCTGAATTTAAACCAATGATGATTGATATCGGTATCCTTAATGTAGGCTATTCCGGAAGTATATATTTGGTGCAGCTGATGAAGTTGAGTTGATGTTTATGAACAAGTACTTCAACTGAGCCTTCTCTTACTTTGGTATTTTCTTTCTTAGGTGCTCCTTGACATATATGTATAATGAAACAGAATAAACTGTTTTTGTTGATATCAGGAGACTGCACGAGGATCTAAATCTATTCACTACAATCTTGAATCAAGAGATCAGAAAGCTCTCGACCCAGGTAAGGCTTTCTTGCTTGACTACAAGATGAGATCAGCTAGCTAATCTGAAGTAGtgttatttatttcttcataCAAGTGACTTTATAATCACTAC
The sequence above is drawn from the Camelina sativa cultivar DH55 chromosome 4, Cs, whole genome shotgun sequence genome and encodes:
- the LOC104782806 gene encoding uncharacterized protein LOC104782806 produces the protein MMNANNNNNNNGNNPGYHNLWTNGLICAFEFCQGPRHNNSTSVQCCYDRNKQNCKSDQFGSTEGEEPLRSCWRGIGWDRISELVKTVQVDNDWKFQNIGIDEEDKATVAELAAPYWERPLAGPTWWCHVDPTHPGIASWLRNAHWLHPAVSLALRDESKLISDRMKHILYEVPVRVGGGLLFELLGQSAGDPFIEEDDIPIVLRSWQAQNFLVTALHVKGSALNISVLGITEVQEMLIAGGACIPRTIHELIAHLAFRLARWDDRLFRKYIFGAADEVELMFMNKRLHEDLNLFTTILNQEIRKLSTQVIRVKWSLHAREEIVFELLQQLKGNRTKDLLEGIKKSTRGMINEQEAVRGRLFTIQDVMQNTVRAWLQDRSLTVTHNLGIFGGVGLLLSIVTGLFGINVDGIPGAQDSPHAFFIFAAVLFSSGAALAFAALPYLGLKKPVAEKNVETRKQELDELVKKFQREAESHAQVCKKIPQNIERTTSSCRIIVHDPNGYALLD
- the LOC104782804 gene encoding uncharacterized protein LOC104782804, which encodes MSTSEDKPEILTRGPDEGDVKIVDRSQKDKDEENEEGKGGFFDKVKGFIHDIGEKIEETIGFGKPTADVSAIHIPKINLERADIVVDVLVKNPNPVPIPLIDVNYLVESDGRKLVSGLIPDAGTLKAHGEETVKIPLTLIYADIKNTYNDINPGMIIPYRIKVDLIVDVPVLGRLTLPLEKCGEIPIPKKPDVDIEKIKFQKFSLEETVAILHVRLQNMNDFDLGLNDLDCEVWLCDVSIGKAEISDSIKLDKNGSGLINVPMTFRPKDFGSALWDMIRGKGTGYTIKGNVDVDTPFGAMKLPIIKEGGSTRLKKEEDDDDDDEE
- the LOC104782799 gene encoding AT-hook motif nuclear-localized protein 16-like; this encodes IVTHDSPNSLRANAVEISSGCDICETLSDFARRKQRGLSILSANGCVTNVTLRQPASSGAIVTLHGRYEILSLLGSILPPPAPLGITGLTIYLAGPQGQVVGGGVVGGLIASGPVVIMAASFMNAVFDRLPMDDDEAASMQNQQYYQNGRSRPLDDIHGLPQNLLTNGNSGSDIYSWGPAQRAMSKP
- the LOC109125006 gene encoding AT-hook motif nuclear-localized protein 16-like, coding for MAGGTALTPTSVGSKSVPMRNHEATERGNNNNSNLKALPKAVQPVSSIEGEMAKRPRGRPAGSKNKPKPPIIVTHDSPNSLRANAVEISSGCDICETLSDFARRKQRGLCILSANGCVTNVTLRQPASSGAIVTLHGRYEILSLLGSILPPPAPLGITGLTIYLAGPQGQVVGGGVVGGLIASGPVVLMAASFMNAVFDRLPMDDDEAASMQNQQYYQN